The genomic stretch GTCGCCGGGATGGCGGCGCCGGTCGCCATCCTCGTCGGGCTGGCCATCGGTGGCGCGCTGGGGGTGGCGAACGGGCTGCTGGTCACCAGGTTCAAGCTGCCCCCCTTCATCGCCACCCTGGGCATGCTGGGCATCGCCCGCGGGGTCGTGCTGGTCATCACCGACGCGAAGACGGTGCAGGGAAACGGGCTGCCCGACGCCTTCCAGGCGATCGCGAACGGCACCATCCTCGGCATCCCGAACCTGCTGATCATCGCCGTCGCGGTGACCGTCGCGGTGTGGTTCATGCTCACCCGCACCGTCTTCGGCCGGTACATCTATGCGGTCGGCTCCAACCCGGAGTCGGCGCGGCTCGCCGGTGTCCCCGTCGCCATGGTGACGGTCGCCGTCTACGCCATCTCCGGCCTGCTCGCCGGGCTCGGCGGGGTGCTGCTGACCTCCCGCCTGGGTGCGGGCATCCCCACCGCCGGCACCGGGTTCGAGCTGAACGCGATCGCCGCCTGCGTCATCGGCGGCGCCAGCCTCTTCGGCGCCAAGGGCAGCGCCCTCGGCGCCGCGGCCGGAGCGCTGATCATGGGCGTGCTGAACAACGGCGGCAACCTGCTGGCGATCAACGCGTTCTACCTGCAGATCGCGATCGGCGTCCTGATCCTGGTCGCGGTCGGGTTCGACCAGATGAACACCCGGAACGCCCAGCGGGGCAGCTGACCGGCGGGAGCGCCGCAATGACAGTCGTCGTTCTCGGCGAGGCGCTGATCGACCTCGTCGAGGCGCCGGACGGGTCCTACGTC from Candidatus Dormiibacterota bacterium encodes the following:
- a CDS encoding ABC transporter permease, yielding MPRLIWREPILTTTITSAPAATAPAGDAPAPPRTRVLTLGDIAGRESGGLVVLLVAVGALTLASNEFLTGGNLSNLARQVAIFGIIAVGQLLVILTAGIDLSVGSVLGLSGAVTAQLLVAGMAAPVAILVGLAIGGALGVANGLLVTRFKLPPFIATLGMLGIARGVVLVITDAKTVQGNGLPDAFQAIANGTILGIPNLLIIAVAVTVAVWFMLTRTVFGRYIYAVGSNPESARLAGVPVAMVTVAVYAISGLLAGLGGVLLTSRLGAGIPTAGTGFELNAIAACVIGGASLFGAKGSALGAAAGALIMGVLNNGGNLLAINAFYLQIAIGVLILVAVGFDQMNTRNAQRGS